From Pelotomaculum schinkii, the proteins below share one genomic window:
- a CDS encoding O-acetyl-ADP-ribose deacetylase has translation MSILKGDITTQDTEAIVNAANSGLLGGFGVDGAIHQAGGPQIMAECKEIRARQGGCPTGQAVITGGGLLKARFVIHTVGPVWSGGHKGEDDLLRSAYHTSLALAWERKISSVSFPSISTGIYHFPVERAARIALQTVLDFLDGHEFAEVRFVLFDDATLGAYISALTEIRQARGHV, from the coding sequence TTGAGCATTCTAAAAGGTGATATAACCACCCAGGATACCGAGGCCATTGTCAATGCGGCCAACTCCGGGCTTTTGGGCGGATTTGGGGTAGACGGAGCCATCCACCAAGCCGGAGGCCCCCAGATCATGGCGGAATGCAAAGAAATTCGCGCCCGGCAGGGGGGCTGTCCCACCGGCCAGGCGGTTATTACCGGGGGTGGGCTTCTTAAAGCCCGCTTTGTCATACATACGGTGGGTCCAGTTTGGTCCGGCGGCCACAAAGGGGAAGACGACCTCCTCCGCAGCGCTTACCACACCAGCCTGGCCCTGGCCTGGGAGCGTAAAATCAGTTCAGTTTCTTTCCCTTCCATAAGCACAGGTATCTACCATTTCCCAGTGGAAAGGGCTGCCCGCATCGCCTTGCAGACGGTGCTTGATTTTCTTGACGGGCATGAGTTTGCGGAGGTCCGTTTTGTGCTTTTTGATGACGCTACTCTGGGCGCCTACATAAGCGCCTTGACAGAAATCAGGCAGGCGCGTGGCCATGTCTGA
- a CDS encoding flavin reductase family protein, which translates to MIKKVTRGASTVLFPVPTVLVTSWLEGGDPNIITIAWTGIMNSEPPVVYIGVRPEGRHSYRLIRESGEFVINVPSSEQVRVVDYCGVVTGRDFNKFNKTGLTPVPASQVRAPLIAECPVNLECRVRQEIPLGSHNVFIADVLVVHYNEDVLDEKGRPDFNKISPYGYCMGEYRLLTEKLGTYGFSKKE; encoded by the coding sequence ATGATTAAGAAAGTTACCAGAGGAGCGTCAACGGTTTTGTTTCCTGTCCCGACCGTGCTTGTGACATCCTGGTTGGAGGGCGGTGATCCCAATATTATCACCATTGCCTGGACAGGCATTATGAATTCTGAACCACCGGTGGTATATATAGGAGTACGGCCGGAGGGAAGGCATTCCTACCGGCTGATCAGGGAATCCGGTGAATTTGTGATCAATGTGCCATCGTCAGAACAGGTCAGGGTGGTAGACTATTGCGGTGTGGTAACAGGCAGGGATTTTAATAAATTTAACAAGACAGGCCTGACGCCTGTACCTGCTTCACAGGTCAGGGCGCCTTTAATTGCTGAATGCCCGGTTAATCTCGAATGCCGGGTGAGGCAGGAAATTCCTCTTGGAAGTCACAACGTGTTTATAGCCGATGTCCTGGTGGTCCATTACAACGAAGATGTCCTGGACGAAAAAGGGCGGCCCGATTTTAATAAAATAAGTCCTTATGGTTACTGTATGGGAGAATACCGGTTGCTGACTGAAAAACTTGGAACCTACGGGTTCTCTAAAAAGGAGTAA
- the selD gene encoding selenide, water dikinase SelD, with amino-acid sequence MQKTLTQMTRFSGUAAKVGPEVLSNILRDLPKKIDENLLVGADTSDDAAVYKLTEDLAVIVTVDFFTPMVDDPYQFGQIAAANALSDVYAMGGRPLLALNIFCLPNCLPAESALEIIRGGADKVLESGALIGGGHTVQDEEPKYGLAVVGLVHPEQVLSNAGARPGDLLVLTKPLGTGIVNTAFKGGLAEEEVYRAAVENMAALNKDAAECLKAAGIAACTDITGFGFLGHAAEMARASKVSLQISSQELPLLPGALDFACMGLIPAGAYDNRRFLQDDVVFAAGVEQELQDILCDPQTSGGLLIPVKPEQTGSLLENMQKKGVSAVAVGQVIAPQDFLIEVK; translated from the coding sequence ATGCAGAAAACCTTAACCCAGATGACCAGATTTTCCGGGTGAGCTGCCAAGGTGGGACCGGAGGTCCTGTCAAATATTTTGCGTGATCTACCTAAAAAAATTGATGAGAATTTGCTGGTCGGAGCAGACACTTCCGACGACGCGGCGGTTTACAAGCTTACCGAAGATCTGGCAGTGATCGTAACCGTGGACTTCTTTACCCCAATGGTGGACGACCCTTACCAGTTCGGGCAGATTGCTGCGGCCAACGCACTAAGTGATGTATACGCCATGGGCGGCAGGCCCCTGCTGGCTCTTAATATCTTCTGCCTGCCTAACTGCCTGCCGGCGGAATCAGCCTTAGAGATCATCCGTGGCGGGGCGGACAAGGTGCTGGAATCGGGCGCCCTGATTGGCGGCGGCCATACGGTCCAGGACGAGGAGCCCAAGTACGGCCTGGCTGTGGTTGGTCTGGTCCACCCCGAACAGGTGCTGAGCAATGCCGGTGCGCGTCCCGGTGACCTCCTGGTCTTGACCAAACCTCTCGGCACCGGTATTGTCAACACCGCCTTTAAAGGAGGGTTGGCCGAAGAAGAGGTATACCGGGCGGCTGTCGAGAACATGGCCGCATTAAACAAAGACGCGGCAGAGTGTTTGAAAGCAGCGGGCATTGCAGCCTGTACTGATATCACCGGTTTCGGCTTCCTCGGCCATGCGGCTGAAATGGCCAGGGCCAGTAAAGTCAGCCTGCAAATCAGCTCGCAGGAATTGCCTCTCTTGCCGGGAGCGCTTGATTTTGCCTGCATGGGCCTGATCCCGGCCGGCGCCTACGACAACCGCCGCTTTTTGCAGGATGACGTGGTCTTTGCAGCAGGAGTAGAACAAGAACTGCAGGATATCCTGTGTGACCCGCAGACGTCAGGGGGGCTGTTAATTCCGGTTAAACCTGAGCAGACCGGCTCTCTACTGGAAAACATGCAAAAAAAAGGTGTATCAGCAGTTGCTGTGGGCCAAGTAATCGCCCCACAGGACTTTCTGATCGAGGTTAAATGA
- a CDS encoding molybdopterin-containing oxidoreductase family protein, whose protein sequence is MPTIERRAAICGICPGGCAVEVTLKDGRLTNVEPLKDAPYGHLCVRGKHAPEVVYSPHRLKTPLIRTGERGKGKFREADWDEALDFTVQKMRELKEKYGPQAIASHSGRGAFEQSLVEFCNERDGVASKLLLPFGSPNIASTGTVCYVSFGILAPMANFGFSGHRLLPDVENCNLLVVWGTNPATDSPPTFWKRITRIQKNKVRVIAIDQMRSDIADHADQWVGVRSGTDGALIMGMLHVVINEKLYDQEFVQKWTLGFEELSDYVQKYTPETVERITLVPSQTIRTLAREIANTDKVCLHTYTGLEYTNSGVQNIRALYILWAITGHIDVPGGLYITGPANLPIQREKFARPAGIKAIGAGEYPMFHELTGCAHYMEFPKAVLTKTPYPVKGLLINGSSTLTSYPQPEIFEEAYRKLDFMLVIDLFMTRDALFADVVLPSATYYEINSYKRYPDYVRLRKRVIEPVGQARNCTLIMAELAKRLGYGHLYPQSEKEFIEKAFAGDPELLERLKNSPDGVRLPVQERTYKKYALGLLRSDGRTGFPTPSGKLEITSSLMAKYGYDALPVYVEPVEGPLQAPELYQKYPLVLNTGARIQSTFRSQHLNIPGLVKLQDKPLVLIHPGDAEKRGIVSGDKVLVSTRRGQVAFYADVTNKVLPGQVEVNMGGGNPTQVEAWRQANVNCLTDANNRDYVSGFPVFKALLCQVEKA, encoded by the coding sequence ATGCCGACGATTGAAAGAAGGGCCGCCATCTGCGGTATATGCCCGGGAGGCTGCGCGGTAGAGGTTACGCTGAAAGATGGCCGGTTAACCAACGTTGAACCATTAAAAGATGCGCCATACGGACACCTTTGCGTCAGGGGCAAACATGCGCCTGAGGTTGTCTATTCCCCGCACCGCTTAAAAACTCCGTTGATCCGTACAGGAGAACGTGGTAAAGGAAAATTCAGGGAAGCCGACTGGGATGAGGCGCTGGACTTCACGGTCCAAAAAATGCGAGAGCTCAAAGAAAAGTACGGGCCTCAAGCGATCGCAAGCCACTCCGGCCGGGGCGCCTTCGAACAGTCTTTAGTGGAATTCTGCAATGAACGGGACGGCGTGGCGTCAAAACTGCTGCTGCCTTTTGGCTCACCAAATATTGCCAGCACGGGTACCGTATGTTACGTTTCATTTGGTATATTAGCGCCTATGGCTAACTTTGGCTTTTCCGGCCACAGACTGCTGCCGGATGTGGAAAACTGCAATCTTCTCGTAGTTTGGGGCACCAATCCGGCTACAGATTCACCGCCTACTTTTTGGAAGAGAATAACCAGGATCCAAAAAAACAAGGTGAGGGTGATCGCCATCGATCAAATGCGCTCCGACATCGCCGACCACGCCGACCAGTGGGTAGGCGTCCGGTCAGGGACGGATGGCGCACTCATAATGGGAATGCTCCATGTGGTCATCAACGAAAAGCTTTATGATCAAGAATTTGTACAAAAATGGACCCTGGGTTTCGAAGAGCTGAGCGATTACGTACAGAAATATACACCTGAAACAGTCGAACGAATCACCCTTGTTCCATCACAAACGATCAGAACACTGGCCAGAGAGATCGCTAACACAGATAAAGTATGCCTGCACACCTATACCGGCCTGGAATACACCAACAGCGGAGTACAGAATATCAGAGCGTTATACATTCTATGGGCGATAACAGGGCATATCGACGTACCGGGAGGACTGTACATTACCGGACCGGCAAATTTGCCCATACAACGTGAAAAATTTGCAAGACCCGCCGGGATAAAGGCAATCGGCGCCGGTGAATATCCTATGTTTCATGAATTAACCGGTTGCGCCCACTACATGGAATTTCCCAAGGCCGTCTTAACAAAAACACCCTATCCCGTCAAAGGGCTGTTGATTAACGGGTCATCGACCTTGACCTCATACCCGCAGCCGGAGATTTTTGAAGAAGCATACCGCAAGCTGGACTTCATGCTGGTAATCGACCTGTTTATGACCAGGGATGCCCTGTTTGCTGACGTCGTGCTGCCTTCGGCAACTTATTATGAAATAAATTCGTATAAGCGCTATCCTGATTACGTCCGCCTGCGCAAGCGGGTAATCGAACCAGTGGGGCAAGCACGCAACTGCACCTTGATTATGGCCGAATTGGCAAAGAGGCTGGGGTACGGGCATCTATACCCGCAAAGCGAAAAAGAGTTTATAGAAAAAGCTTTTGCCGGGGATCCGGAACTTCTGGAGCGCTTAAAAAATTCTCCCGACGGGGTTCGCTTACCGGTCCAGGAGCGCACATATAAGAAATATGCATTGGGTTTATTAAGAAGCGATGGCCGCACCGGATTTCCAACGCCCTCCGGCAAGCTGGAGATCACCTCCAGCCTGATGGCTAAATATGGTTACGACGCCCTGCCGGTCTATGTGGAACCGGTGGAAGGTCCCCTGCAAGCACCGGAGCTCTATCAAAAGTATCCGCTGGTGCTGAATACCGGAGCTAGAATTCAATCCACCTTCCGCTCCCAACATTTGAACATCCCCGGTTTGGTCAAACTGCAAGATAAACCTCTGGTGTTAATTCATCCCGGGGATGCAGAAAAACGCGGCATTGTGAGCGGAGATAAAGTCCTGGTCAGCACCCGCAGGGGACAGGTAGCCTTTTATGCCGATGTAACGAATAAAGTCCTGCCGGGTCAGGTGGAGGTCAATATGGGAGGCGGCAACCCCACACAAGTTGAGGCTTGGAGACAGGCTAACGTCAATTGCCTCACGGACGCCAATAACAGAGACTATGTCTCAGGGTTCCCCGTTTTCAAGGCGTTGCTGTGCCAGGTGGAAAAAGCTTAA
- a CDS encoding double-cubane-cluster-containing anaerobic reductase encodes MWESLGLDLEAHDQLLQVIPPAFGEVYMQQKNRPAEMEYFDFVISEIHGLRIQELQEHKARGGKVVGAFCIFVPEEIVRAAGGICVGLCSGAEIGTAQAEKVLPRNICPLIKSFMGFKLGHVCPYFESCDMVVGETTCDGKKKAFEILNDYVPVHMMETPQMKREKDKALWRSEVRDFVTEMEQFTGNNVTYESLKRAIQDVNGKRKVLARLAELRKNIPAPISGKDSLLIEQIAMYDDVDRFTGQTAKLCDELEERVRTGAGVHEPGALRIIVSGTPMAVPNWKVPHIIESSGAVIVAEELCTGLRYFENTVAEDGHDLEQQVDALAKRYLDIDCACFTPNAARTDKLVQLAEEYKADGIIHCSLAFCDPYLVEANRVEKVLKEHNIPLLRIETDYGQEDSGQLKTRIEAFFEMLAAKKA; translated from the coding sequence ATGTGGGAATCTCTCGGGCTCGACCTGGAGGCGCACGACCAACTGCTGCAGGTAATTCCGCCGGCTTTCGGGGAAGTTTATATGCAGCAGAAGAACCGGCCGGCGGAAATGGAGTATTTTGATTTTGTGATTAGCGAAATCCACGGCCTGCGCATTCAGGAACTGCAGGAACACAAGGCACGTGGTGGCAAGGTAGTCGGCGCTTTTTGCATTTTTGTCCCGGAGGAAATCGTCCGGGCCGCCGGCGGCATCTGCGTCGGACTGTGTTCCGGAGCCGAGATAGGTACCGCCCAGGCTGAAAAGGTGCTGCCCAGGAACATCTGCCCCTTGATTAAGTCCTTCATGGGTTTCAAACTCGGTCACGTCTGTCCTTATTTTGAGTCCTGTGATATGGTCGTCGGCGAAACCACGTGCGACGGCAAGAAAAAAGCTTTTGAAATCCTCAACGACTATGTGCCCGTGCATATGATGGAAACCCCTCAGATGAAAAGGGAAAAAGACAAAGCATTATGGCGCAGCGAGGTGCGGGACTTTGTAACCGAAATGGAACAGTTTACCGGGAACAATGTCACTTATGAATCCTTAAAAAGGGCCATTCAGGATGTGAACGGCAAGAGGAAGGTACTGGCACGCCTGGCAGAACTGCGCAAAAATATTCCTGCGCCCATCAGCGGCAAAGACAGCCTTTTGATTGAACAGATCGCTATGTACGACGACGTGGACAGGTTTACCGGACAGACCGCCAAACTCTGTGACGAACTCGAGGAACGGGTCCGCACAGGCGCCGGTGTGCATGAACCGGGGGCCCTGCGGATAATTGTATCCGGCACTCCCATGGCCGTCCCCAACTGGAAGGTCCCCCATATCATCGAAAGCAGTGGAGCGGTTATTGTTGCCGAGGAGCTTTGCACAGGCCTGCGCTATTTTGAGAACACCGTAGCTGAAGACGGCCACGACCTGGAACAGCAGGTAGACGCCCTAGCCAAACGCTACCTCGATATCGACTGCGCCTGCTTTACCCCTAACGCTGCGCGCACCGATAAACTGGTGCAACTAGCTGAAGAATATAAGGCTGACGGGATCATCCACTGCTCCCTGGCTTTCTGCGACCCTTATCTGGTCGAAGCAAACCGGGTTGAAAAAGTATTGAAAGAGCACAATATACCACTCTTGAGAATTGAAACGGACTATGGCCAGGAAGATTCGGGACAGCTAAAGACAAGAATTGAAGCGTTCTTTGAAATGCTTGCCGCAAAAAAAGCCTGA
- a CDS encoding double-cubane-cluster-containing anaerobic reductase gives MRPSMMKIFDNLRDQNILDLEHAKRDNKKVVGMYCAYSPQELALAAGAIPVSLCGTKNEPVAAAEKVLPRNLCPLIKSSFGFAITDTCPYFRFSDFLVADTTCDGKKKMFEILSSIKPMHVLHLPQGTDRPGALGWWLEEIRVLKDKLEENLGATIDEDGLRAAIKLTNRERQVMRKLHEMNRLDPAPLSGVDLLTATWLRSFSVDKAEGIELVEQLIEEIQEIAEKGLSPFRPGTPRILLTGCPVGSGSEKVLKLVEECGGSVVCLENCSGIKTQVYLIDEDESKDPLEAIAERYLQIPCSCMSPNPGRLELISKLIDEYRVDGVVDLTWQACHTYNVEAELVRQLIKDKFGLPYIQLETDYSTSDVEQLKTRVAAFIEMMDRS, from the coding sequence ATGCGACCCTCAATGATGAAAATTTTTGATAACCTGCGTGACCAGAACATCCTCGACCTTGAGCACGCCAAAAGGGACAACAAGAAGGTCGTGGGAATGTACTGCGCTTACTCTCCCCAGGAGCTCGCGCTGGCAGCTGGAGCCATTCCGGTGTCTTTGTGCGGGACGAAGAACGAGCCGGTGGCGGCCGCTGAAAAAGTGCTGCCCCGCAACCTGTGCCCCCTGATCAAGTCCAGCTTTGGCTTTGCCATAACCGATACCTGCCCCTATTTTCGTTTTTCAGATTTTCTTGTCGCCGACACGACCTGCGACGGCAAGAAAAAAATGTTTGAAATACTGAGCAGTATTAAACCCATGCATGTCCTGCACCTGCCGCAGGGAACAGACCGTCCGGGCGCCCTGGGATGGTGGCTGGAAGAAATACGCGTCCTTAAAGACAAGTTGGAGGAAAACCTGGGGGCAACAATCGATGAGGACGGTCTGCGTGCAGCCATCAAGCTGACCAACAGAGAGCGGCAGGTGATGAGAAAACTGCATGAGATGAATAGACTTGACCCTGCCCCGCTGTCTGGAGTAGATCTGCTCACCGCTACCTGGTTGAGGAGTTTCAGCGTTGATAAGGCAGAAGGAATTGAACTAGTCGAACAACTTATAGAAGAGATCCAGGAAATAGCGGAGAAGGGACTCTCCCCCTTCCGACCGGGGACACCCCGTATCCTTCTCACCGGCTGCCCGGTGGGCAGCGGCTCGGAGAAGGTATTAAAACTCGTGGAGGAATGCGGCGGCAGCGTAGTTTGCCTGGAAAACTGCAGCGGGATCAAAACCCAGGTGTATTTGATCGATGAGGACGAAAGCAAGGACCCGCTGGAAGCTATTGCCGAAAGATACCTGCAGATCCCCTGTTCATGCATGTCCCCCAATCCCGGCAGGCTCGAACTGATCAGTAAATTAATTGATGAGTACCGGGTTGACGGGGTTGTTGACCTTACCTGGCAAGCCTGCCACACCTATAACGTCGAAGCTGAATTGGTGCGCCAACTGATCAAAGATAAGTTCGGACTGCCCTACATCCAGCTGGAAACCGATTACTCAACCTCGGATGTAGAACAGCTGAAGACCCGGGTCGCTGCATTTATCGAAATGATGGACAGGAGTTGA
- a CDS encoding acyl-CoA dehydratase activase codes for MITVGIDVGSITTKAVLLNGTTWQSLLLPTGCSPRDAGKSVFEQILDRASLSPADVDCVVGTGYGRISLPFIDKAITEITCHARGALHLVNGTDMVIDIGGQDSKVIMIDEQGRVINFAMNDKCAAGTGRFLQVMAAVLGADVSDLADLARGAEPVQISSMCTVFAESEVVSLLAQGVSKERIISGIHRSVAGRVASMAGRLGRGRRITFTGGVARNGGVREFLARELGQEVTVAPEPQMAGAIGAALLARDRCKH; via the coding sequence ATGATTACAGTGGGCATAGATGTCGGGTCCATTACCACCAAAGCAGTATTATTAAACGGTACGACCTGGCAGAGCCTGCTGCTGCCGACCGGCTGCAGCCCCCGGGATGCCGGTAAGAGCGTATTCGAGCAAATTCTTGACAGGGCCTCTCTATCTCCTGCAGACGTCGACTGTGTTGTCGGGACTGGCTACGGCAGGATTTCACTCCCCTTCATCGATAAGGCGATCACGGAAATCACCTGCCATGCCAGGGGCGCACTTCACCTGGTAAACGGTACCGACATGGTAATCGATATAGGCGGCCAGGACAGCAAGGTAATCATGATTGATGAGCAGGGCCGTGTTATCAATTTCGCTATGAACGACAAATGCGCCGCCGGTACCGGAAGATTCTTACAGGTTATGGCGGCTGTGCTGGGCGCCGATGTGAGCGATTTGGCGGACCTGGCGCGGGGAGCCGAGCCGGTACAGATCAGCAGTATGTGCACGGTTTTCGCCGAGTCGGAAGTGGTCAGCCTGCTGGCCCAGGGTGTGTCCAAGGAACGCATCATCTCCGGCATCCACCGTTCTGTTGCCGGTCGTGTGGCCTCTATGGCCGGAAGGCTGGGCCGGGGCAGGCGGATTACCTTCACCGGGGGCGTCGCCAGAAACGGCGGGGTAAGAGAGTTTCTTGCCCGGGAACTGGGCCAGGAGGTCACTGTGGCGCCCGAACCCCAGATGGCCGGAGCGATCGGCGCCGCACTCCTGGCCAGGGATAGATGCAAACACTAG
- the saoT gene encoding thioredoxin-like (seleno)protein SaoT — protein MSKTLVEFINTCSCCDEHIQTIKNTAQKHGDQVEVKIYYAGKDVDYLKKYGMVTKGTMIIDGRKKIDNLSKTIIEKAIEDALRS, from the coding sequence ATGTCAAAAACACTGGTGGAGTTCATTAATACCTGCTCCTGCTGCGATGAACATATTCAAACAATTAAAAACACGGCCCAAAAACACGGTGACCAAGTGGAAGTGAAGATTTACTACGCCGGTAAGGATGTTGATTATCTCAAAAAATATGGGATGGTAACCAAAGGCACGATGATTATTGACGGCAGAAAAAAAATTGATAACCTTTCTAAAACAATTATTGAAAAAGCTATTGAAGACGCGCTGAGGAGCTGA
- the saoE gene encoding efflux transporter SaoE codes for MILELLQKVILASFDILNSASVWLVISFILAGLMHNLLSPDRLHRTLGNRKISSLVKATLSGMLLPICSCGVIPLGVGLYYSGAYLGPTLAFMTATPIINPAAILLAYGFLGPQIATIYLATGFVAPILIGMAGNALAGRELHAPGMENPVEMVNLESGAETSLAQKLSSGLHWGFFDMGVSVSKYVCIGMLLAGLMITLVPASFIQQYLGSPGMISIAGIAVLGAIMYVCAVGHIPFIAALIASGAAPGLAITFLMTGAATNLPELISMYKMIGRRTVVIYITVLTLSSLFVGYLTNLYLLPGFVPFFDLTSTRQTIGLANSLIFSAPGPLRYLCSAIITALGLHALWPGIKRALLKERVA; via the coding sequence TTGATTTTGGAGCTACTGCAAAAGGTTATTCTGGCATCTTTTGACATCCTCAACAGCGCTTCAGTATGGCTGGTCATAAGTTTTATTCTGGCAGGCCTGATGCACAACCTCTTAAGCCCGGACCGGCTGCACCGGACGCTGGGAAACAGGAAGATATCGTCTCTGGTCAAGGCAACACTGTCAGGCATGCTCCTGCCCATCTGCAGTTGCGGTGTTATTCCCCTGGGCGTGGGGCTATATTATTCCGGAGCCTACCTGGGGCCCACCCTGGCTTTTATGACGGCTACGCCCATTATTAATCCGGCAGCCATACTCCTGGCCTATGGTTTTTTAGGGCCGCAGATAGCCACTATTTATCTCGCAACCGGGTTTGTGGCGCCAATTTTGATTGGTATGGCCGGCAACGCGCTTGCCGGGCGGGAGCTCCATGCTCCAGGCATGGAAAATCCCGTAGAGATGGTCAACCTGGAGTCCGGTGCGGAAACCAGCCTGGCACAGAAACTGAGTTCAGGCCTGCATTGGGGTTTTTTTGACATGGGTGTATCCGTCAGTAAATACGTGTGTATCGGCATGCTGCTGGCCGGATTGATGATCACGCTGGTACCGGCGTCCTTTATCCAGCAGTACCTGGGCAGCCCCGGCATGATTTCCATAGCCGGCATCGCCGTCCTGGGAGCGATTATGTACGTCTGCGCGGTGGGACACATTCCATTTATCGCTGCGCTTATAGCTAGCGGAGCGGCGCCTGGCCTGGCGATTACATTTTTGATGACCGGCGCCGCCACCAATCTACCCGAATTAATCAGTATGTATAAAATGATCGGCAGGCGAACCGTAGTCATTTATATTACTGTCTTGACTCTCTCTTCATTATTTGTTGGCTACCTGACCAATCTATACCTGCTGCCGGGCTTTGTGCCTTTCTTTGACCTGACCAGCACCCGTCAAACTATCGGTCTGGCCAACAGCTTGATTTTCTCTGCTCCCGGTCCTCTTCGCTATCTATGTTCAGCAATCATCACAGCTCTAGGCCTTCATGCTTTGTGGCCGGGCATCAAAAGAGCGCTGCTTAAAGAAAGGGTCGCATGA
- the saoC gene encoding Cys-Cys-COOH (seleno)protein SaoC — protein sequence MMPRRKLLQRFFACVVLVLLAGGCAAGNGKMPPPAAGDEAFRGGPMLEYFKAAHPGKEVIILDKADLNSDNTEDMVVIFRESKETNSMLVVLDLSGSYQCTNKVPAPVSNQVIQFKDIDQKPPLEFIVQGMKGANVGYAIYRVEGTKLEDLFGEGMKDCC from the coding sequence ATGATGCCCCGTCGTAAGCTGCTCCAGAGATTTTTTGCTTGTGTAGTTTTGGTACTGCTGGCCGGCGGCTGCGCAGCAGGGAACGGCAAGATGCCTCCTCCTGCCGCAGGTGATGAAGCCTTCCGGGGAGGCCCTATGCTTGAATATTTTAAGGCCGCCCACCCCGGTAAGGAAGTCATAATTTTAGACAAGGCCGATCTGAATAGCGACAACACTGAGGATATGGTGGTGATTTTCAGAGAGAGCAAGGAAACGAACTCGATGCTGGTCGTACTTGATTTATCAGGTTCATACCAGTGCACCAATAAGGTACCGGCGCCGGTGTCCAACCAGGTCATCCAGTTTAAGGACATCGACCAGAAACCACCTTTGGAGTTTATCGTCCAGGGCATGAAAGGCGCCAATGTCGGTTATGCAATTTATCGCGTGGAAGGAACAAAACTGGAGGACTTATTTGGAGAGGGGATGAAAGACTGCTGCTAG
- the saoX gene encoding ABC transporter substrate-binding subunit SaoX: MDNKIRTVMLLIVSISLLTLLTGCGGGDKPADQNKATTNIAIPEKDKDYVVQLGYYDCDHMTGACIAKDAGIYDELGLKVNVLGNAKVPEAMAAGQMDVGYVGNSRMMRAFLQGSPIVVGANNHIGGSHYLVASNDIKEPKDLLGKKLAIGTAPEKNNPSWIVMAERLGLPIEGANYEVLNMADKDEYFALKAGKLDGYAACDPWGSMAEFEKTGHVLAAMDKLPSGEWGECCAFNLNKNFATEHPELAKLMVLSHTKAIEHMYLKPVRSAEIFAENYKVPMEVALMTMWKKTVAEGRTITWKIDLNNWQRQIDMELGFGTLDKAPNVNEFIQPQYLNESGADDFDTFIKEKVDPVFPVGMPYEEWKAKAYNLEGKTA; the protein is encoded by the coding sequence ATGGATAACAAGATCAGAACTGTCATGCTGCTTATTGTGTCAATCAGCCTGCTTACGCTTTTGACCGGCTGCGGCGGGGGCGACAAGCCTGCAGACCAAAACAAAGCCACCACGAATATCGCAATACCGGAAAAAGACAAGGACTACGTGGTGCAGCTCGGTTATTACGACTGCGATCACATGACCGGCGCCTGCATCGCCAAAGATGCGGGGATATATGATGAACTGGGTCTTAAAGTTAACGTGCTCGGGAATGCCAAGGTTCCCGAAGCGATGGCGGCGGGCCAGATGGATGTGGGGTACGTAGGCAATTCCCGTATGATGCGCGCATTTTTACAGGGCTCTCCCATTGTCGTCGGCGCCAACAACCACATCGGCGGTTCCCACTATCTGGTTGCCTCCAATGATATCAAGGAACCAAAAGACTTATTGGGCAAGAAACTGGCTATCGGGACAGCCCCAGAGAAAAATAACCCTTCGTGGATTGTAATGGCTGAAAGGCTAGGACTCCCTATCGAGGGCGCGAACTACGAAGTGCTAAACATGGCCGACAAGGATGAGTACTTCGCCCTGAAGGCAGGTAAACTGGATGGGTATGCCGCCTGCGACCCCTGGGGTTCGATGGCTGAATTCGAAAAAACCGGCCACGTCCTTGCCGCTATGGATAAATTGCCAAGCGGAGAGTGGGGCGAGTGCTGCGCCTTCAACTTGAATAAGAATTTTGCCACGGAACATCCGGAGTTGGCCAAGTTGATGGTCCTGTCCCATACCAAAGCAATAGAACATATGTATCTTAAGCCTGTTCGCTCAGCCGAAATTTTTGCCGAAAATTACAAGGTGCCCATGGAAGTCGCACTGATGACCATGTGGAAGAAAACGGTTGCTGAAGGCAGGACTATCACCTGGAAAATTGACCTGAATAACTGGCAAAGACAAATAGATATGGAACTTGGGTTTGGAACACTTGATAAGGCGCCAAACGTGAATGAGTTTATTCAGCCCCAATACCTGAACGAAAGCGGGGCCGATGACTTTGACACCTTTATCAAGGAAAAAGTTGACCCGGTCTTCCCGGTAGGCATGCCTTACGAAGAGTGGAAAGCCAAAGCCTATAATCTGGAAGGTAAAACTGCATAA